One stretch of Paramormyrops kingsleyae isolate MSU_618 chromosome 4, PKINGS_0.4, whole genome shotgun sequence DNA includes these proteins:
- the LOC111836229 gene encoding uncharacterized protein isoform X2, with amino-acid sequence MEGSVLVFLLCLQAGLIAGSPDCADGGRSRRADGTPCRSLRAAEESDKILPSPHRAPSGHLWAASHAQPLQRARRQTDHHSKRKKTDRPGSFSTSNVTWNPDWLKGTATSGTKNHLQKGSSHQKVPDHHEVASETSHSEPPHLTELERRQQPVFRKKARKKPRVGSFSLLSHTQDMPPKVTRVRRHLSNQKKRNPGKGSPIGHVQGEPKRNHKKITC; translated from the exons ATGGAGGGAAGCGTCCTGGTGTTTCTGCTCTGCCTGCAAGCCGGGCTGATCGCGGGCTCGCCGGACTGCGCCGACGGGGGGAGGTCGCGGCGGGCAGATGGGACGCCGTGCCGTAGCCTGCGGGCCGCCGAGGAG TCAGACAAAATCCTGCCATCACCACACCGGGCACCATCTGGACACCTCTGGGCCGCCAGTCACGCGCAGCCA CTTCAGAGGGCGAGGCGACAGACTGACCACCACAGTAAGAGGAAGAAGACAGACAGGCCTGGCTCCTTTTCCACGTCCAAC GTCACGTGGAACCCCGATTGGCTGAAAGGCACGGCG ACTTCGGGCACAAAAAATCACCTTCAAAAGGGAAGCAGTCACCAGAAAGTGCCCGACCACCACGAGGTCGCATCCGAGACGAGCCATTCCGAGCCGCCCCACCTG ACAGAGTTGGAGAGAAGACAGCAGCCCGTGTTCAGGAAGAAGGCCAGGAAGAAGCCTCGGGTCGGGTCCTTCTCGCTCCTCAGCCACACACAGGACATGCCCCCAAAG GTCACCAGAGTCAGAAGGCATCTGAGCAATCAGAAGAAAAGGAATCCGGGGAAAGGATCTCCGATTGGCCACGTG CAAGGGGAACCCAAGAGGAACCACAAGAAAATCACCTGTTAA
- the LOC111836229 gene encoding uncharacterized protein isoform X1, translated as MEGSVLVFLLCLQAGLIAGSPDCADGGRSRRADGTPCRSLRAAEESDKILPSPHRAPSGHLWAASHAQPVRLQRARRQTDHHSKRKKTDRPGSFSTSNVTWNPDWLKGTATSGTKNHLQKGSSHQKVPDHHEVASETSHSEPPHLTELERRQQPVFRKKARKKPRVGSFSLLSHTQDMPPKVTRVRRHLSNQKKRNPGKGSPIGHVQGEPKRNHKKITC; from the exons ATGGAGGGAAGCGTCCTGGTGTTTCTGCTCTGCCTGCAAGCCGGGCTGATCGCGGGCTCGCCGGACTGCGCCGACGGGGGGAGGTCGCGGCGGGCAGATGGGACGCCGTGCCGTAGCCTGCGGGCCGCCGAGGAG TCAGACAAAATCCTGCCATCACCACACCGGGCACCATCTGGACACCTCTGGGCCGCCAGTCACGCGCAGCCAGTACGG CTTCAGAGGGCGAGGCGACAGACTGACCACCACAGTAAGAGGAAGAAGACAGACAGGCCTGGCTCCTTTTCCACGTCCAAC GTCACGTGGAACCCCGATTGGCTGAAAGGCACGGCG ACTTCGGGCACAAAAAATCACCTTCAAAAGGGAAGCAGTCACCAGAAAGTGCCCGACCACCACGAGGTCGCATCCGAGACGAGCCATTCCGAGCCGCCCCACCTG ACAGAGTTGGAGAGAAGACAGCAGCCCGTGTTCAGGAAGAAGGCCAGGAAGAAGCCTCGGGTCGGGTCCTTCTCGCTCCTCAGCCACACACAGGACATGCCCCCAAAG GTCACCAGAGTCAGAAGGCATCTGAGCAATCAGAAGAAAAGGAATCCGGGGAAAGGATCTCCGATTGGCCACGTG CAAGGGGAACCCAAGAGGAACCACAAGAAAATCACCTGTTAA